One Setaria viridis chromosome 7, Setaria_viridis_v4.0, whole genome shotgun sequence genomic region harbors:
- the LOC117864679 gene encoding uncharacterized protein yields the protein MQQQPPQRGAPPTQGFVGAGMPPPQGDGGLASAAAAAVAQAKAEEAARARAAEQMALEDAWKALNPDFRTPFASVEDAVSRLLPYHVFADYEEDDGVIDATVGGGGGSVATAIENSSAQKWEDDMGAEVDGFLEHFEKQVLTFNVMNRERAAGFHRAEEQLILEKALYDDERRQMDRVRAALVQHQQQLEHQREQQEAALRARMAALAQAQASGAWPAVQPAAASWQALAAAARGEGGSRGQAQAPALTMMQQQQQPSETMMTAGAWQALAAAASHGEGGSSGQALIQAVMMQHQQHQQRQQGEMMAAVASRGEGVPGVQALPPATVMQLMQHQQQQRQQEEMMAVAASRGEMGPGEQALASATVIRQLQLMQQQQQQQEMMAAAAGWQLGGRQMTYAAARGDGSSSSQVLQQSGQGQVSSGAASRMALPWHGSAEGREQ from the exons atgcagcagcagccgccgcagcgGGGGGCCCCGCCGACGCAGGGCTTCGTCGGCGCCGgaatgccgccgccgcagggagacgggggcctcgcctcggcggcggcggcggcggtggcgcaggccaaggcggaggaggcggcgcgggcgcgcgcggcagaGCAGATGGCGCTCGAGGACGCGTGGAAGGCCCTGAACCCGGACTTCCGGACGCCCTTCGCCTCCGTCGAGGACGCCGTCAGCAg GCTTCTGCCGTATCACGTCTTCGCGGACTACGAAGAGGACGACGGCGTCATTGACGCCaccgttggcggcggcggcggcagcgtcgccACCGCGATAGAGAATTCAAGCGCGCAGAAATGGGAGGACGACATGGGCGCCGAGGTGGACGGTTTCCTCGAGCACTTCGAGAAGCAGGTGCTGACCTTCAACGTCATGAACCGGGAGCGCGCGGCGGGCTTCCACCGCGCCGAGGAGCAGCTCATTCTGGAGAAGGCGCTGTACGATGACGAGCGCCGGCAGATGGATCGCGTCCGCGCGGCACTCgtgcagcaccagcagcagctggaGCATCAGcgggagcagcaggaggccgcCTTGCGCGCGCGAATGGCGGCGCTCGCGCAGGCGCAGGCCTCGGGGGCGTGGCCGGCGGTGCAACCAGCCGCCGCCTCGTGGCAGGCGCTGGctgccgcggcgcgcggcgaagGGGGCTCCCGCGGGCAGGCGCAGGCACCGGCCTTGACgatgatgcagcagcagcagcagccgtcgGAAACGATGATGACGGCCGGCGCCTGGCAggcgctcgcggcggcggcgtcgcacGGCGAGGGAGGCTCCAGCGGGCAGGCACTGATACAGGCTGTCATGATGCAGCAc CAACAgcaccagcagcggcagcagggggagatgatggcggcggtggcgtcccGCGGCGAGGGCGTTCCCGGCGTGCAGGCGCTcccgccggcgacggtgatgcAGCTGATGCAGCACCAGcaacagcagcggcagcaggaggagatgatggcggtggcggcatcgCGCGGCGAGATGGGCCCCGGCGAGCAGGCGCTGGCATCGGCCACGGTGATACGTCAGCTGCAGCTgatgcagcaacagcagcagcagcaggaaatgatggcggcggccgctggGTGGCAGCTGGGCGGGCGGCAGATGACgtacgcggcggcgcgcggtgacGGCAGCTCGAGCTCGCAGGTGCTTCAGCAGTCAGGGCAGGGGCAGGTCAGCAGCGGCGCGGCCTCCAGGATGGCGCTGCCATGGCATGGGAGCGCGGAGGGAAGGGAGCAGTAG
- the LOC117863938 gene encoding membrane-anchored ubiquitin-fold protein 4, giving the protein MAEKEGAKVGAEEMEEREREGEAEEVEVKFRLFDGSDIGPVRCNAAATTVAALKERVVADWPKDKSVSPKTANDVKLISGGKILENDKSVAQCRAPFGDLPSSAITMHVVVQPSSAKSKPDKKANKLPKTTRCSCTIL; this is encoded by the exons ATggcggagaaggagggggccaAGGTGGGGGCGGAAGAGAtggaggagcgggagcgggaaggggaggcggaggaggtggaggtcaaGTTCCGGCTCTTCGACGGCTCCGACATCGGCCCCGTCCGCTGCAACGCCGCTGCTACCACCGTCGCCGCGCTCAAGGAACGCGTCGTCGCCGACTGGCCCAAAG ATAAATCAGTTAGCCCAAAGACTGCTAATGATGTGAAACTGATAAGCGGAGGCAAAATTCTAGAAAATGATAAGAGTGTTGCACAGTGCAGAGCACCTTTTGGTGATCTTCCCAGTAGTGCTATCACAATGCACGTTGTTGTTCAACCATCATCAGCCAAATCAAAACCAG ATAAGAAGGCCAACAAGTTGCCCAAAACTACTCGCTGCTCCTGTACAATACTATGA
- the LOC117863121 gene encoding glutaredoxin-C5, with product MQYGAAAAEQAWYMPVVAPAAAAETAAERVERLASESAVVVFSVSTCCMCHAVKRLFCGMGVHPAVHELDLDPRGRELERALACLLGAAAGPGAAPVVPVVFIGGRLVGAMDRVMAAHINGSLVPLLKEAGALWL from the coding sequence ATGCAgtacggcgcggcggcggcggagcaggcgtGGTACATGCcggtggtggcgccggcggcggccgcggagacggcggcggagcgcgtGGAGCGGCTGGCGTCGGAGAGCGCGGTGGTGGTGTTCAGCGTGAGCACCTGCTGCATGTGCCACGCCGTGAAGCGGCTCTTCTGCGGCATGGGCGTGCACCCGGCGGTGCACGAGCTGGACCTCGACCCGCGGGGACGCGAGCTGGAGCGCGCCCTCGCCtgcctcctcggcgccgccgccgggcccggGGCGGCGCCGGTCGTGCCCGTCGTGTTCATCGGCGGCAGGCTGGTCGGCGCCATGGACCGCGTCATGGCCGCGCACATCAACGGCTCCCTCGTGCCGCTGCTCAAGGAGGCCGGCGCGCTCTGGCtctga